One Salmo trutta chromosome 12, fSalTru1.1, whole genome shotgun sequence genomic region harbors:
- the sdr42e1 gene encoding short-chain dehydrogenase/reductase family 42E member 1 produces MEKARICTFLITGGSGYFGFRLACSLHKKGAKVILFDMSPPSLEVPEGIVFLKGDIREYAQVEKAVTGMDCVFHIASYGMSGREQLNRKLIEEVNVQGTEHVLMACVEAGVSRLIYTSTFNVVFGGQVIEGGDESLPYLPLHLHPDHYSRTKSVAEMAVMKASGTELKDGTGVLRACALRPAGIYGPGEQRHLPRIVGYIEKGIFRFVYGDPRSLVEFVHVDNLVSAHELAAEALTSEHQHRSAGQVYFISDGRPVNNFEFFRPLVEGLGYSFPKLRLPISLIYFVAFLTEMIHHLIGPIYNFQPLLTRTEVYKTGVTHYFSMAKAKAELGYEPQEYNLEEVVQWFKSRGHGRKPRGSRLQQLILDGLILAALVALALSYLPVVGS; encoded by the coding sequence CCTTGCCTGCTCACTACATAAAAAGGGAGCTAAAGTCATTCTGTTTGATATGAGCCCACCCAGCCTAGAGGTTCCAGAGGGCATTGTGTTCCTAAAGGGAGATATTCGTGAATATGCTCAGGTGGAGAAGGCGGTCACTGGCATGGACTGTGTTTTCCACATCGCCTCCTACGGCATGTCTGGCAGGGAGCAGCTGAACAGGAAGCTGATTGAAGAGGTGAATGTCCAGGGCACAGAGCATGTCCTCATGGCCTGTGTAGAGGCTGGAGTCTCCAGGCTCATCTACACTAGCACCTTCAACGTAGTGTTCGGAGGCCAGGTGATTGAGGGTGGTGACGAAAGCctcccctacctacctctccatctccaccccgaCCACTACTCCAGAACCAAGTCGGTAGCTGAGATGGCCGTGATGAAAGCCAGTGGTACAGAGCTGAAAGATGGGACAGGTGTTTTGAGGGCCTGTGCTCTGCGTCCAGCAGGTATATACGGGCCTGGCGAGCAGAGGCACCTGCCCAGGATCGTTGGGTACATAGAGAAGGGGATATTCAGGTTTGTGTATGGAGATCCGAGAAGTTTAGTGGAGTTTGTCCATGTAGACAACCTGGTGTCTGCACACGAACTGGCTGCAGAGGCTCTGACGTCAGAGCACCAGCACCGCTCTGCTGGACAGGTATACTTCATCTCAGACGGAAGACCTGTCAACAACTTTGAGTTCTTCAGACCTCTGGTGGAGGGTTTGGGTTACTCTTTCCCCAAACTACGTCTACCCATCTCTCTCATTTACTTTGTTGCATTCCTCACTGAGATGATTCACCATCTCATCGGCCCGATCTATAACTTCCAGCCTCTGCTCACACGCACAGAGGTGTATAAGACCGGCGTGACGCATTACTTCAGCATGGCGAAGGCCAAGGCCGAGCTGGGTTATGAGCCCCAGGAGTATAACCTGGAGGAGGTTGTGCAGTGGTTCAAGAGTAGAGGTCACGGAAGAAAACCTAGGGGTTCACGTCTCCAGCAACTGATACTAGATGGTCTTATATTAGCAGCTCTAGTAGCTCTGGCCCTCTCATACCTCCCAGTGGTTGGCAGTTAA